The Longimicrobiaceae bacterium sequence CTCGCGCGCGATGACCGACAGGGTGCGCAGCGTCTCGAAGTCGATGGCGACGTCGGCGATGGAGCCGTCGGGGAGCACGGTGCCGCCGTGGCTCGTCCCCGACTGCACGGAGATCTTGGAGAGCCCGGCCAGCTCCACGCCCTCCTTCGCGGCCAGGCGCTCCAGCTCGCGCCCGTAGCCGTCCATGTAGGCGCGCAGCTCCTCGGGGGTGGAGTTCTCGGTGCCCACCTCGCCGATCTCGCCGCCGATGGAGACGGTGACCCCCTCCGGCTCGTAGTGCCGGACGTACGCCGTCAGCTCGGCGGAGAGGCGGGAGTTCAGCGCCTGCTGCTCCTCCAGCGTGGCCTTCTCCAGCTCCACTAGGGTGGAGGTGTCGATGTCGATGTTGTAGAAGCCGGCGTGCAGCGCCTCGCGGATCAGGTCCTTGACGGCGCGGGTCTCCGCTTCGGCGTCGGCGCGGAACTTCTTGGCGTTGAGCTGGAAGTGGTCGCCCTGCACGAACAGGGGGCCGCTCCACCCCTCGCGGATGGCCGCGGCGGTGAGCACCGCCACGTACTCGGTGGGGCGCTGGTCGGTGTAGCCGATCTCGGAGCGGGCGATCTCGCAGATGAGCGCGCCCACCTGCAGCTCGCGCGCGGCGGCGAACAGGGCGCGCCCGGTGTCGAACGTGGCGGCGCGGACGTTGATGGCGGGGACGGTGAAGCCGGACACCTCGCCCCGGCCGCGGGCCAGGTACAGCTCGTGGATGGAGGCGGGGCGGATCCCCACCCGGTCGCCGGCCTCGCCGATGATCCAGCGGGCGGCGTCGCGCACGTCGGCGTCGTCGCCGAAGACGGCGGCGTGCGCCAGGCGCTCGATCCCGGCGCCCCGCAGCGCCTCCTCGCTCACCACCTCGACCCCGCCGCCGGAGACGCGGACGGCGTCGCGCACCTCGTCCAGCAGGGCGCGGGCGGAGGACTGGTCGAGCAGCGCGCGGTCGTCGCCGGGCGCGGTGAGTGTTTCAGCCATTTTGGTTGCCTCTGGTTCCTGGTTGTCAGGGCGCTTTGAAGAAGATCGGGATCTGGGCGTGCCCCCCGCGGGGCGGGGGTCGGGCTGCGGCGCCGTAGAGCACGATACGACCGTGCTCAACGGCGGCGAGCCCCCGCAAACAGCCGCGGGGTCTCGCCCCTTCGGGCTCGCATCCCTCACGCGGCTTTCGCGCGCGTCAAGATGGAGCGGGCTCGGGGGGCTGGCAAGCGCGGGCCATGGTCTGGCGTTTGCACTCGGCCGCGGGATGCAGACGAATTCTTCCGCTCGCAAGATCCTTTCCGCGGCGGCGCTCGGGGCCGGGGCGCTGGGGGCGTACGCCTTTCTCGTGGAGCCGCGCTGGCTGGAGGTGACGCGGCCGCGGATCCACGTGCGGGGGCTGCACCCCGCGCTGGAGGGGCTGCGGATCGCGCTGCTAACGGACATGCACGCGGGGGAGGGGACGCCGCTCTCGCTGATCCGGCGGGCGTGCCGGGCGGCCATGGCGGAGCGGCCGGACCTGGTGGCGCTCACCGGCGACTTCGCGGCGGACCGCTCCGGGGACTTCGGGGCGGTGCTGGAGGCCATGGCGTGCCTGGACGCGCCGCTGGGGGTGTACGCCGTCCCCGGGAACCATGACCACGTCGTGGGGATCGACGTGTGGCACCGGCAGGTGCGGGCGCACCCGCGCATCGTGGACCTCACCAACCGGGCGATGGTGCGCGAGGTGGGCGGGGCGCGCTTCTGCGTGGCGGGGGTGGACGACTACTCCCTGGGCTCGCCCCGGATGGACGTGCTCCCACCGCCGGAGGAGCGCGACTTCACCCTGCTCCTGGCCCACGACCCGGACCAGGCGGAGCGGGCGCGCCGCGTCTGCGACCAGGTGGACCTGGTGCTCAGCGGCCACACCCACGGAGGCCAG is a genomic window containing:
- a CDS encoding class II fructose-bisphosphate aldolase; its protein translation is MAETLTAPGDDRALLDQSSARALLDEVRDAVRVSGGGVEVVSEEALRGAGIERLAHAAVFGDDADVRDAARWIIGEAGDRVGIRPASIHELYLARGRGEVSGFTVPAINVRAATFDTGRALFAAARELQVGALICEIARSEIGYTDQRPTEYVAVLTAAAIREGWSGPLFVQGDHFQLNAKKFRADAEAETRAVKDLIREALHAGFYNIDIDTSTLVELEKATLEEQQALNSRLSAELTAYVRHYEPEGVTVSIGGEIGEVGTENSTPEELRAYMDGYGRELERLAAKEGVELAGLSKISVQSGTSHGGTVLPDGSIADVAIDFETLRTLSVIAREEYGLSGAVQHGASTLPDEAFGRFPEVETAEIHLATGFQNTLYEHPALPSGLRERMYEHCRVSFPDERKPGDTEEQFIYKARKKALGAFKRDLWELPEENRAEIRGALREQFAFLFRQLRVDGTMEMVRKHVTAPPLRRSGPSALRMKAAADDWDLSD
- a CDS encoding metallophosphoesterase; the protein is MQTNSSARKILSAAALGAGALGAYAFLVEPRWLEVTRPRIHVRGLHPALEGLRIALLTDMHAGEGTPLSLIRRACRAAMAERPDLVALTGDFAADRSGDFGAVLEAMACLDAPLGVYAVPGNHDHVVGIDVWHRQVRAHPRIVDLTNRAMVREVGGARFCVAGVDDYSLGSPRMDVLPPPEERDFTLLLAHDPDQAERARRVCDQVDLVLSGHTHGGQVRLPWVGALKNPAEREDLYEEGLRRRPWTQVYTSRGVGTVHLPVRFLCRPEVAVLELTGAARPAVNR